Genomic segment of Desulfobacterales bacterium:
CCTATCAAAGATGTAAAGGTCCTTCAGATTACATGCGCAGCCGGCTTTCTTGAAATATATGGCGTTGATCGAACCGACCGCATCAATGTGACAGCAGCGGTTATCATAAGCGGTATTTCCCGAAATGAAATCGCCGATTTTATGGAACGTCACGTCCTGCTGTCTTTGAACAAACGGTCGCAAAAAGCCATTTTAAAAAGCGTCTTTAAAGATCAAAACCGGATGAAAGCAGACGCTAAAATCGATCTTACCGTGCGCGTTCCGAAACAGCTGGCAGTTCAAATCGATGACGGCTCCGGTCGCATTTTGGTCAGTAACCTGGAAGGAGATCTGACCATCACAGATGGTTCCGGATCGATAACCGTCAAAGACATTCAGGGAAATGTAAAAGTGGCAGATGGCTCAGGTAAATTGCAAATCGAAGGCATCAGGGGCAATCTTGAAGTTAAAGATGGCTCCGGAAGTATTCTGATCGAGCGGGTCGAGGGCGACGCACGCCTGGTCGACAGCACCGGGCAGATGACCATAAAGGATATTGACGGCAATTTAACGATCCGAGACGGATCCGGTGGAATTGAAATTATGAATGTCACCCGGAACGTTCTTGTCAAAGAATCGGGCAGCGGCATTCTTGAAATTAACGGGGTGCAAGGAAAGGTGACCACCTGGGAGAACGGAAACCAATAATTTTGCAGCGCTCTTTAAAATCAGTTTTCAGAATTGATGTCTTCCCTAATCACATAATTTAAATAATCTAAAAACTCTATATCTTCACACATGCCCTTGTCCTGGCTATCGCTTATTTTGGCAACCGGCTTACGATTGCACTCCACCATTTTTATGACGACCTGGGGCGCCATAAATCCGCAGTCATTGGTCAGATTGGTTCCGATACCAAAGGAGGTTTCGATCCGGTCATGAAAACGCTTGAAAATATCCACTGCCGTTTCAAGGGTCAGGCCATCACTGTAAATAGCCGATTTGGTTCGAGGGTCGATGCGCAATTTCTGATAGTGGGCGATGAGCTTTTCCGTCCAGCGATAGGGGTCACCAGAATCCTGCCGGCAACCGTTAAAAAGTAAGGCAAAAAAACGGTCGAAGTCTTTTAAAAATTTATCAAAGCCCATGGTATCTGAAAGCGCAATACCCAGCTCCCCCCGGTATTCGTCCGCCCAGCATTGCAGGGCAACCTTTTGACTGTCCACCAGACGAGGGCCCAGCTGCTGATGTGCTTGGAAAAATTCATGGGCCATGGTCCCAATCGGTCTGATACCGCACTTCATGGCAAAATGGGGATTGCTGGTACCTACCAGTCGATCTTCACAATGGTCGATCAGGTAATGAATAACTTCTTCCTGCCAGGCATAAGAAGCCCTTCTGCGGGTGCCGAATTCAGCGAATTTGAAATTGTGCTCATTGACTGTGGCCGTGATCAAAAAACGGACTTTGTCTTTCAGATGCTGCCGCCCCTCTTTCTGCCAAGTGGCATCATCAACGCCGTGCAGACTTGAATACAGTTCGCTGATGATGGCCAGTACGGGTATTTCGTACATGATGGTATTTAACCACGGCCCTTCAATATTGATTTGCAATTGGCCATCTTCAATAAATGTATTGATGTATTTTCGATTCAGCTGAAAAAGTCTCAGATATTCTATAAAGTCCGGTTTAAAAAACCGGATATTGGCCAGATAATTCACTTCTTCATCGGTAAATCGCAGCTCACACAGTCGATCGATTTCAGTATCCACTTTATTTTTGAAGTCCGGCAGCGAAACGGTTAAGTGCATTTCCTCCCAATTTCTCCATTTAAAAGCATAACGGACCCAGGCACTGGCATATTGATGTAAAACCACCTGCATCATGGTCAGTTTGTAAAAATCTGTATCGAGCAGACTGTTTACCATGCAGTCTTCCTTTCGCAGGTGACAGTTATAAAATTGTCACCATTAGCATCAAAGATTTCGCAAGCGATTTTTTGGCAGCATAAAAGCTGAATTTCTATTACAGGATCTGTTTGATTTAAGCAAATTAATATATAATATAAGTATTGGGCAATACTGCAGCCATTGTCTGCTGTCGCTTGCCAATGGTATTCAGTTTACTTTCCCAAGATAAGAATGATTGCGTCATTGTCTGCAAATTATAATTTAAGCAGGGCAAAAAATCAAAGGAGGGCGACATGGCGGTTAAGGTATTCATCAAAAGAAAAATAAAAAAAGATAAAATCAACGCGGCCCTGGATCTGCTGAATGAGGTCCGAAGTCAAGCCCTAAAACAACCGGGTTATATCTCCGGTGAAACCCTAATTAACCACTACGACCCGTCTAACATCACTGTCGTTTCGACCTGGCAAATTATTGATGACTGGATTCGGTGGCAGGAAAGTGATGCGCGCTCCGCCAAAGAGGATCAGCTGGAAGGCTTGCAGGAAGGACCGGCCGATTTTGAGATATATGATCTGGGGCCGTCGGCCGGCTCATAGAAGCTAACTGGGTTACAAAAAAGACGTTATATCTGCAGTTCATCCCACCTTTTTAAAAAATCAGCCGTGTGCAGGGCCGCTGACGGATTTTCCAATAAATCAAGGCGTAACCGCTGAAGATCAGCTTCCACATCCACA
This window contains:
- the pncB gene encoding nicotinate phosphoribosyltransferase — translated: MRKEDCMVNSLLDTDFYKLTMMQVVLHQYASAWVRYAFKWRNWEEMHLTVSLPDFKNKVDTEIDRLCELRFTDEEVNYLANIRFFKPDFIEYLRLFQLNRKYINTFIEDGQLQINIEGPWLNTIMYEIPVLAIISELYSSLHGVDDATWQKEGRQHLKDKVRFLITATVNEHNFKFAEFGTRRRASYAWQEEVIHYLIDHCEDRLVGTSNPHFAMKCGIRPIGTMAHEFFQAHQQLGPRLVDSQKVALQCWADEYRGELGIALSDTMGFDKFLKDFDRFFALLFNGCRQDSGDPYRWTEKLIAHYQKLRIDPRTKSAIYSDGLTLETAVDIFKRFHDRIETSFGIGTNLTNDCGFMAPQVVIKMVECNRKPVAKISDSQDKGMCEDIEFLDYLNYVIREDINSEN
- a CDS encoding antibiotic biosynthesis monooxygenase; translation: MAVKVFIKRKIKKDKINAALDLLNEVRSQALKQPGYISGETLINHYDPSNITVVSTWQIIDDWIRWQESDARSAKEDQLEGLQEGPADFEIYDLGPSAGS